In the Hirundo rustica isolate bHirRus1 chromosome 2, bHirRus1.pri.v3, whole genome shotgun sequence genome, aggTGTGAAGAAATTCTTATAGACTTAGTTTTTGATTACTTGATGTTCAGAGGGTGTTAACATTTAAATGAATTAAGTACACATATTCAAGCAATGTTGTTTCCAAGCACACTAAAGATCTTTCAggcttttttattgttttagaaGAAGTGGAATTTATTGTTGCTGAATAAGCTTTTCCATTAAAGAGCTTGATGAAGGAGAATTGCTCATCTCTGTCAAATTTCTTACAAGATTTTCTATACAATGGGAAAATTTCTGTCACTTAATGGGAGGATAGGAGAAATCATAATTTTCAGTAATCCATTAAATGCTGTGCAGCAAAGAGTGTGGGAGAAGTGTGAATGTGAAGAAAgacatttcagttttgtttttaattccacACACAAAGCATTTTGGCAGCATCTTTGGTCCTCTGAAGTGAAAATATCATCAGTtcaattatatatatttttggcTTTGAAAGTAAGTAGCTCATAAGCGAGGAATGCTTTTGTGTATGGGTTTAGAACAAAAGTAAAGTATTTAAGTTTTGTTGTGCCGTCTGTGGAAATCACGGTGTAACTGGAGTTAAGCAACTGCTTTATTGCTTTGGCCTTGCTCTGCAGAAAACAGTGCTTTGTCTGGGGCCTGCTGAAGTTTATGGAAATCTTGTCACCAGACTTTGAACCAAGCCCAGCCTGTCTTTGTCAACAGCTACATTTGGATTTAGTCACTTATATCCAATGACTTCATGAGGGTGGTTGTGCCTTTGGTTGGTTTGACAGATGTAGGCCATGAGCTCTGAATAGAGCTGGAGTTTTCAGCTGAATTAATCATACAAGCTGTGCTGCCAGTCTCAGCCAGTTATTAATCTCTTAGAGCTATAAATTATGGGGGGGTTGgtattggtttgtttttcctggctgTGAGCTGTGAGGTATCTGTGGTATGACCGTCAGTGATGGTTCCCAGTGGCTTGAGTCAGTGTACACCATTGTATAAACAATTGTATTGGCTCTCTCTCCAGGTCTTTCACTTTATGGAATTGAAATGCCAGGGTCTCCTGTTCCTctgatctgctgctgcttcttccatATATCTACTGCCTTTCCAATATGTCTTTTCAATAGTTTTGTCTCCagccttctttcttttctttattacttCTTGTCATATTTCTGCCAGGGTGGATTAACTACCTTCAGTTGTTcctgttgtttgctttttaaatgcttaaaggttttgttttttgggttttttttttcctctttctctaaGACTCctcagaaatacaaaatgcCCATGCTTAAGGTTTTTCTGATATTGTTGCTACAAGAAGTCATAGAGAACACACTGCAtgattattaaattttatcttgtTTCCTTTGGTCAGGATGTCATGGTTGCTGGTGGAATGGAGAGCATGTCTAATGTTCCCTACACGATGATCAGAGGGGCAACACCTTACGGAGGAGTAAAGCTGGAAGACCTGATAGTAAAAGATGGGCTGACAGATGCTTACAACCATATCCATATGGTAAATATTCCTGCACAGTGCTCATGTATCAACCATAGAAAGACCTGATGCAGACCTGAAGAGCTTGCTTATAGTTGTTATGAAACTGCTTCATCCAGCAAGCCTGGAAATGAGGAGGGAGAAGTCTTCCATTTCCAGGTTTCTTGCAGTAGCTGTAATGGAGGGACTGGACAGAAGACCAACATTAGCACAGCAGTTGGTCAGTAACTAACGTGTCTCTGCAGTCTGAACAGCCTAAAGCAAGGATTAAGAGAAAAGTTAATTCTGCTCCTGATGGATTGCTGTTGCTCCATCTGAGGGAGGGAGCCATCAAGTTGCCTGGTGTCTTTGAGGATCCCTGCTCTGTAGGATCCAGCAGGCTCatgtttttccctcccccagagTACATATCTCCTATCTCCTGTGGGAAGGTTTGAGTCAGCTGGTGTGCTTACTCATCAGCAGGGTAACTTAAATTGGACAAACAAGGGCAAACTTAGGATGGGTGTGGAAAACAACTGATGCAAAGATAGTCAAGAACAATCactggggaagaaaagcttGAAAACAGAGCGGCTACTTTCAGCTTGTGATTATTTCTGACCTTTACCAGTGGTAATTCTCAGCTGTAGCACACTTTTGATTGATCAGTTAGTGTTCTTCCTGGGATACAGGAAAACATGTAATGAGGAATATTTACTGTGATCCATAGATTTGATACGGACCTCACTTTTGTAGGATTGTGGATTTTGGTTGTGGGGATTTTATAGGAATCTGAAGGTTGGCTTTGATAGTTCCTTCATGTGAGAGTAGTTGGTTATAATACACAAAGTTATAATAGATTGGGGCAGTATGTTGGaaccttttctggtttttaagcAGGTGAAGGTTGCTTAGAAAGCCTTAACAGTCTGTGTGAGAACATACAAGTCCATAGGGTGGCTTTAGGAACTTATCTTGTCTGTGTTTTGGCAGTAGCCTAAGTTGCTGGTGCTTTGAGGTTTGAAGACTTTAAATTCATTCATCACATAGAAGTGAACTTGCTTGTTTGAAGAACTGGAGGGACACAATGCTCTAAAAGGTTTTGTGTTGATTCATTGAGTTTTCTGATGAAATGAGAGGTGGAACAAAACCTCTTCAAGGACAAATCTTTCCAGTTGactaaatgatttttttttttaattttgtcattAGATACTAAGTGTTGATAATGAATTATGAGTGTATAATTACAATCATGATTTGCctatatataaaatgttttggttATTTCATTCTACTTATTTCGTTCCGGTTATTCGAAAAAAAGGTATACATACTTCTATTTCTACAGTTTTTAGAGACTCTGAAAGCCAAGTAAGCCCTGTGTGTTGACCCATTGTAATCCTTGGAATAGGCAAGGTAATAATGGAGTGAAAACACTAGGAAGAGGATGTGAACATGTGGTTCTATAGCTGAATAATGATCTTCAGTCTCTGAAGATGTCAGCCCTAAGCACTTCAGAACTTACTTTTGCATGCAATTTTtaattggagggaaaaaaaaaaaccttgtaaACAAAGTTCCTCTATGACTGATCATCTGGATCCAGAAAACATTAGCTACATCTGATGATTatatttcaaaaccaaaagtTACTATTTGTTCATGACTGTGTAAATCAGCAATAGACACCAAATATTAGTCACATTCAGTTCTGGAAATCTctggttgaggtttttttcagttggaaTTGTGCTTTACATCTTCAAGAATACCAAACTTACCAGGCCTGGTTTTCTCCAAGGGCAACTGTGCTGAGAACACTGCAAAGAAGTTCACTATTTCCAGAGAGGAGCAAGACACTTACGCCATAGGCTCTTACACCAAGAGCAAAACAGCTTGGGACTCAGGAgtactgaaaaatgaaatagtttCTGTCACTATTTCAAAAAAAGGTATTGTAGGAAGGTGTGATGAGATGAACTGAAAACTGTAACATTGTCTATGTTCAGTGCAAATTGTGTTGTTTAAACATGCAAGTCTCAGGAACATTAACTTTGATCACCTAAGAATTTTCTGTTAGGCAGACTTCCTGGTGAACAGCAGTCAGTGACCTGTCATCTGGTTTTTGGTTTCCAATTTTTCTTCAATGTTACACACCATATCTTCTTTTTTGTCTAAGTGAAAGGTtagttattataatttaattatGGTTTAAGGACAtctatttgttttaatttacattAAAGATAAGCTCTTTGTCCTTTTTGTTCAGCCACTGGGAAGTATAAATGGATTTGCTgtaaataaatttgattaaggAACAACTTTTTTCAGTTTATGTAAGCACCTTTCTTGATGTGCATTTTAcatgtatttgcttttttttactgaaataagTTACTTATATAAGGCAGTATTTAGTCAACCGTTCTACAGAATACTAAACCAAATCTGAATTTCAGGGAAGCCAGATACAGAGGTGAAAGAAGATGAAGAATACAAACGTGTTGATTTCAGTAAAGTTCCAAAgctgaaagctgttttccaaaaagaaaacGGTAAATATCATTAAAAGAACTGCTTGATTTTTCTGCCAAGTGCAAGGATGCTTTGTCAGGGTGGGGAGCTGAGCAATAACAgtccctttatttttaaatgtctgctgAGATAAAGAAACATGCTGCACAACAGCTTGAACTGGCTTGGATTGAAAGATGGTCCAAGAACCTTAAACCAGTGAACACCTCTGCTTGGGACATGGATCTTAAAAAGAGTGACAGAAGGGTTTCAGTTTTGCTGTTGGTGTGGTCTCTGCCAAGTGTAAACTCTTGTTGCTGTGGAGCTGGAGTGGCTTTACAGAATGGTCATTGCTTCCTTAATCTGTAATTGATAAACCTTCCTGGCTAACTCACAGCTGCCTGTCATTCATGACCCTTCCTGAGTTGGAAAAatgccagcagtgcagctgccATGGAAGGTATGATCTAAACTGGCACTGGGATAAGGATACAAATACCAGTGGCTGCATTTGTTTCATCAAATAGATATCAAAACACAACTCATTTTTAGTTAACTCAGCACAATGATTGAGTCTTCATGTTCCATGAAGTCAGGGAAAACCAGTCCTTAACAGGATATACCAGGAGCTGTTTTGCATAACACTTTCACCTCTGTCTAAGGAATGTTTTACCTTTTCTAGGAACAGTTACAGCTGCTAATGCCAGTACACTGAATGATGGAGCAGCTGCTTTGGTGCTGATGACTACAGAGGCAGCCAAGAGACTGAAAGTCAAACCTTTGGCACGGATAGTAGGTAGGATCTTTCTTACCTCTAAGGAAGTCATGGAAAATACTCCCAGACTGGAAAATACTCAAGACTGGGAGTCCTGTTTGGCCGATTACCTGACATTATGGCTGTGTCTTCCCAATACAGTCCTTGAAATTTCAAGTGTTACACCAGCAGACTTTTGACCGTAAACAGAATTTTCTatatgtaataataataaaaatctgaaaatattactGTGTGGCTTATTTAGGGCACTACATTTTAGGTGCATGTATTTCATAGACCATGGTATTCAGAATTTTTCTATCTTGGCAGATTTTGCTGCTTGCATGAAAGGAAATCATGTATGGTAAAAACACAAGGTCTCTCAAAaccttttctgaattttttcttttttcagcttttgcagATGCTGCTGTTGATCCTATTGACTTTCCAATTGCACCTGCATATGCTGTTCCCAAGGTAAGAATAAAACTGAATggattctggaaaaaaaaagagcaaacttCCCTAGCATTCCACTGCTGGTTCATACCCTCTCGATGGGTCATCTTGAATTAGGATTGAAATTATAATGATGTCATAAATACAAAGAACTCATGTTTTACAGAGGACCAAGGCTAGAATGCAGATCTTCTGACTTAACAATATTCTCACAcctattttaaaagagaatattgTTCTATACTGCTTTTAGCAACTTTGGACATGTTTACACCTTTGAAGTTTTGCAGCTTATACGGCCAAAAGGCAAAATAAGTATGGTTATTCAAGGATAGACTCATTCTAAAAGGAACTGAAGAGAAGTGTATGGTGTGAGGCAGGACTGTGTCAGTTTAAATGGACTCACTGTAGCAGCAGTCTTAGTGTTGTGTGATGGAAATGCATCCTTGACATGGGCTGTTCTCCATTCCTTCTTTGGTGAAAGCTCAAGTTTGTGGTTCAGTtcctcagttttgcttttttctatCTGACAAAGAGGTTCCTAAATGTGAATTTGTGAATCAGAGTATGGGCAGCCTGAGTCACTGACTTCAAAATAGACCTATTATTTCTAtaattgttttcctctttttttcacagtagtaattattttgtattatttctaGATTCTAAGTGAGACAGGTCTGAAAAAAGAAGATATTGCAATGTGGGAAATTAATGAAGCGTTCAGTGTTGTGGTGCTGGCCAATATTAAAATGCTGGGCATTGATCCACAGAAAGTAAATATTAATGGAGGTGCTGTCTCTCTTGGACATCCAATAGGGTAAGCAAAATAAGCTCTGGGTTTTGCTCTGCACAGAGGCATTGTCTTCTAGGTAAACAAGTTTTAAGCACCTAGGAGTACGTTTGAATTAAATCATTAATACGGTTTTGATCGTGGGAGATCTGTTCCTTTCTTCGAAAGAGCTTTGCTGCTTGTAGAGGGACTCTGTAATACACAGGCTGACACAGAGGTGATTGCTTTTTCCCCAAAGGAACTTTAAttatacatacacacaaaaacTCCATTTTTAAGAGCCTTTGTGTTTATTCCTCTCTAGCTCCAGTACTTAATCTGTATTGCACTGAACTGCAGACAAAAGgattgtttcagtttttttgtTGGCACTATATTCTGCCAACTGCCCTGTGTAGGTCCAATTAAGAATTTCCATTAAACTAAGCaatgttcttttgtttttcttatctttaGAATGTCTGGAGCAAGAATTGTCGTTCACATGGCCCATGCTTTGAAACCAGGACAATATGGTCTTGCAGGAATCTGCaatggaggaggaggtgctTCTGCAATACTGATACAGAAGCTGTAGCCCAAGTAGCATCAGAAACACAGCCTTAAATGCTCTCTGATCAAAATTATAAGTGGTAGCTGTTACATCTTATTTATCAATCAGTGGATAAATTCTGTAACTGCTATTCTAAAATTTCCTAAAGCATCCATGATTACCGATCCAGACAAACTGCCCTTTTATTGCTTTATCAGTGGAAGTTTTTATACAGTACAGATAATGTCAAATTTTAGTTTTGGCTTGAAACGTGACAATAAAGAATACTAACTGTGGCTCCCTCTGTCACTGACATACGATTTCTTAAAGGCCCTTGAAAAGGAATTCTCTTGGTAATTCGCAGAGTGCTGTTACTGGAAAGGGCTGTTTTCTCCTAAAACTTATTTGCTTTATTGACAGCAGCTTGGTGCTGAAGATACTTTTTCCTATGAAAGTGAATGGataattcacattttctgtagTACCAGAGTGCCTGAGCTGAAACATTGTGGTGGGTAGTGGATGCCCCAGGCAGGAGTTACATTAGGTctcaaacaaattaattttaaatgtcacCATCACTATTAAGCATTTTATGCTTAAGACAATTTTTGTGCTTGCCTGCTCTAGTCTCTCTGACAATTGTTATTAGAACTCAGTGTTTAATATTGGACTCTTTGTCTTCAAAATCAACTGGCCAACAGGACTTTTCTATTCACTACCTGCGAAGCTGCTTATTGGACTTCAAAATATTAAGCAAAACACACAACttgttattaaaacaaaaatatttattcaagcTGTAAATGCTATGCAGTATTTAGTTATTGGATGGGTTTAATATAAACAGCTACTGCATAATCTTGGTTCCTTAGGAATCCTTTATTCTACCTGAAACATTGCCCTGTTGCTGTACAGATTTCTTACAAGAAAacttgcaggttttttttaagacatcAACAATTTgagaacaaaggaagaaataagagTAGAGAAAATTCTGCAGCTTTGGAGCAAGGTGTGCTCATTCAGCAAAATGTAGGCTGAGCTCTTCCTGTACCCCTTTTAGAGTGTTTGTGTAAAAGCTATGACAACCTCTAcgttaaaacagaaaaatgagatgCAAATTTAGCCACATCTGGCTAAAACTGTAAGAGTTAAATAGTAGAACTCAGCAGTACAAATGAAAGGTGAGGGAATTGACTTTTGCATTAGAACACGCAGTAATTCTTGTTTAGCTGTTGCTTCAGTTGAAGTATTCATACTGAGGCATGACACCGCGCAGAAATCCAtgaaaacagcttttgcatttgaATGACTTCCTATGTAGCAAATACTGTAAACAGAGGAGGCCTGTCCAAATTAAAGTTCTTGTCTGAACGACTGGCTGGGAAAAGCTTCACCAGATGAGAAACGCTTTTTGAGGTTTTATTGGCCTTATGTTTAGCTATTGgtatttttgttatttcattCAAAGCCTTACAACACGGATTTGACAGTTACAAAACGAGAGAGTGAGCACAAGCCAGTTAGAGCTGAATATTTAAGTCCATTTCAGGTTCAACAGAACAGTGAGAAGTGGCCAAGGTAGCTGCCCCATCTTAGAGCGGTGAGTGACAAACACTGCCTTCTCACAGCCCGGCTGAGTGCTTCGGAGGGGTAAGtagagaaagcagcagaacacaGACAACGTGGTCTAACGGGAAATGTACAATCTTTCTTCTGTGTCATTTATACAAATTTACAGTTTTGCAGTTTAAATGGCTCTATAATTATGCAAGtgctttttcaaaaataaacatataCCAACTCAATGATATTTACACTTTGCTACCTGCTTCAGAAACAGCATGACTTTGCTATAAAGTGAAACTTCAGTGCACTGAAAGTGCAACTTGCCCTTTAGAGTTAACTTCCCACACAAAACCTCAGCACCGCTCCACTGAGCTTCAGATGGCCCCACCTGAGCTTCTTTTTGTTCATTCATCATAATGCAAAGACAACAAGAACTTGTCCACATCCattcctgctggaaaagaaTTTGGGAGCTTCTTTTTCTGTAGGAGAGGAAAGTAACAACTGTGTTAAATACAAAGAACCTGGGGAAACGAAGAGCCTGCAagccttcctttcttcctcatcCTTCCATCCACCTTGTAGCTGTTCCTGCACAAATCCGCCCCGGAACTCAGCCACTCTCCTGTGCCCTTCACATGTACTCCCCCTCTCCATGGAATGGAGCATTTTCCAGTCTAGGTGTTTCAGGAGCATGCTAAAACTAAGTATGGGAATTACAAAGTTATGCTCCTTTTTGGTTATTTACATTCATTTCCATTCATACATACATGTCATCCAAAGACACCTTTTTATGTCTCACACCTTGGCTATTTGCCCTTAAATCCTCAAGTCAAAGGCACAGTGCTGCACACTACAGAGACTGGGAGTATCACTCATGGAACTAAACGAAGATTCAAGAACAGCCTGAATTCCAGTAAGGCCTACTTTAAGTTTGGCTTAATTCCTACATTCCAACTAGAAACTTAGAATTTAGAAACTCATGATTTAGGAGAAATAATGTAATTGTCATCGGTGCCTATTTAGAGAGTTAGTAGGAGTTACTTGTGTGTATCTGAAGACTAAACCAATCTTAGGAAAGCTTAGTTCAGAGTACACTCAAGAGGCAAAGCTAGAAAAACTGGCTAATCTAAATAGGATGTCAGGGATTTGCACTAGCATCTCTGAACCATTCCATTACAAATATTATACATGAAGATACCTAATATACATttagaattttaattaaaataagatgTTTGTACTTgccttgattttctttttttttgatggtGCTGGAGAGCTCTGAAGGTCTTTTCTATTTGCAGAACGAGAATTTCTCTCCCCCTCATTTAAGTCCTccagtttccttttcttcatggTGCTCCTCAAGGCCCTGAACTGCTGGGTGTTGTCCTTGAGGGGGGTGGCAGCGCTGGTCCTCGCGATGGCCGCCCGCGACAGGATCATGAGGGTGTGGGCAGCCATGCTGACGCTGTTCTCGCTGCCCGTCTCGCTGGCCGGGCTGCAGGCGGGCAGGTCTGGCGTGGCGGGGGGCACCATGATGCGCGGCGTGGCGCTGTCCTCGTTGAAGCGCCGGCAGGTCGGGGTCCGGACGCTGTCCGTTGTGTCGTCCGCGTGCCGGTCCCCAACCCCGGACGGCGTCCGGGGTACCGGCAGTTCTCCGTTTTCAGCTGTCTTTCCAGCGGGGCTTTGCCACTGGATGTCCTGCAGCATCTCCACGCACTGTTTGCTGAACGGGCTGGACAGGCCGAGGCCTTGGCTGGAAGCTTTAGCAGCTTCTCGCTTCGGCTCCTTGGAGGACAAGGGAACGGACGCCGAGGATTTGCCGTTGCCAGCCCCATTCGAGAGTGACCCCTGCTTCTTGTTCAGCTCTTGTACCGAAGGAACTGTCTTCTCGTTCCACGAGGCAACGCTTTGCTGGCCGTTTGAGAGTTTGGCAGTGTCCTGgttcttctgcttttcatcaGTATCCCTTCgtaattcattttctttgtttgctgttGTCTTGTGGAagggatctgatgaaagccCTGCAGTTGCCGCTTTCCGCTCTGGCTGAGGCTCCTTTGTGGATGTGCTTCTGTTGCTACCGACTTCTGGCCTACACAGAATTCTGggcaatgttttttctttgtctctctttgGTACCTGGGCCTTAGCAGAGGAGGATGCTGAGTCAACAGCAAATAAAGGggtttcatttctttccttctgggaTGAACTCTTAGTAGCCTGAATTTGAGTGTTTCCTCCTGGAATGGGTAGAACATTATCAAAGCAAAGCACTCTCCTGTGACTCTCACTTGGTTTTGAATTTGAGCTTGTGCTCTCTGCTGGTGCAACGGGTAAGTTCTCTTCCACTTTCCTTCCTGGTTCTGTGCTGGTAAGCTTGTCCCAATTTCCAGCCCTGAAAACCAGATGAAGACATTTCATTGACATGTCTATTCTTACTAGGCAACTTAATTTCAGCTGGCTGGAAGCCCCACCCATCCCTCAAGAAAGCTCTCTCCAGCCTAAATACAAGTATTTCATCAACACATAAAGACCAAGAGTAAGGAATGACAACTGCAGAAAGGTCAGAGAAGGCTTTCTTGGCAAAAAGATATGAAAGAGTCTGTACACTGAACAATCAGGCAGACTGGGGCTCTTCAGCCTAGAAAGAGATCACTGAGGGGAAATGCAACAGAGCTCTGTAAAGAAAGCCCACGAAAAGGAAACTATGTGCTGTACCTACCAGCAGAAAAACTAGGGGCACCAAATAACACTGGTATTAGGCTCAAAACACAACAAGGAAGTCTGGACACTGCATGTAACTAAATCTGGGAACTTTTTTACCTCGGGATTATTCGTGGATGCTGGTAGTTTACTTGACCTCAAAAAGAAACTGAGCACATTCATGACAGGACAATCCATCCCAGAGTATTACTTATGGCTCTGGAAGTCCTTGGAGCTGAAATTCCTAAGGCTGCCAGAATATTCTGGACAACGTAATCGCTTGCGTGCCTTGTACTTTTCCCTTTGCATTTGCTGTGCGTGACAAGATACTGAGCAGGACAAAAACTTCCAGTGGGCATCTGGACAACAATATCCAAACTCCCTGGGGTGTGGTCTCCACCTGACAATCAGCCCCATTTGTGTGAAAAAGCCACCACTGCACTGTGGAAGGAAGAATGCTTCTGCTCTGTCAGCTCATACCACTGTTGTGTCTGTGCCCTCTGCCTGGCACTTGCTGCATTTCCAAGAGAAGCTTTGGCATCATTCATCCGTGCCTGTAAGACTCTCTCCCTGCAGATAAGCCTCTATAATTTCTAAGAGGAAAAGTTAAGTGTTTGGGATGCTAACTTTGGTACCTTTGAAATTGTAGAAAAGGTCTGAGTGGtagcattttgttttatttccattaagTTTGAGATGAGACAGAGGGTAGATaatagaaataagaaattacACCTCTTTGCAGGGAAGATTTTGCTCTCTTTGCAATGCAAAACATACATCTGGAGATCAATTAAAGTTAACAGAAAGCTGAATTATTGAAGTGGTATTATCCAAGATCTTGCTtctgtggtttttaaaaaatcagtactTTTTGCATGCATGTATTTGGTATAACTTCATATatggttgggattttttaataagtttaaTGTTCCTATTTTATCTCCACTTTTCCAGCATTTTAATTGAGTTCtaaatagataatttttttttaagtatgtgCTATTTTTACAATAAAAGATCATTTCACCTCTAATACTCAAACTTCTGATCTCCTCCTATACTCTTTTGCTTGCTCCAACATCCCTTCTTTCAGAAGTCCATTAATGGCAAGGAGAG is a window encoding:
- the ACAT1 gene encoding acetyl-CoA acetyltransferase, mitochondrial, whose translation is MAAAAGAMLSGRRPAAGLLRALKYASRGYASQRTLNEVVIASAVRTPIGSFQGSLSSLPATKLGSIAIKGAIDRAGIPAEEVKEAYMGNVLQAGQGQAPTRQAVLGAGLPIATPSTTVNKVCASGMKSIMMAAQSLMCGSQDVMVAGGMESMSNVPYTMIRGATPYGGVKLEDLIVKDGLTDAYNHIHMGNCAENTAKKFTISREEQDTYAIGSYTKSKTAWDSGVLKNEIVSVTISKKGKPDTEVKEDEEYKRVDFSKVPKLKAVFQKENGTVTAANASTLNDGAAALVLMTTEAAKRLKVKPLARIVAFADAAVDPIDFPIAPAYAVPKILSETGLKKEDIAMWEINEAFSVVVLANIKMLGIDPQKVNINGGAVSLGHPIGMSGARIVVHMAHALKPGQYGLAGICNGGGGASAILIQKL